One part of the Pseudomonas sp. MYb118 genome encodes these proteins:
- a CDS encoding MurR/RpiR family transcriptional regulator, translated as MDILYQIRARQDSFSAGEGRIARLMLDDVGFASAASLDELAQRADVSTATLSRFARTVGCRDLRDLRLQLAQASGVGSRFLDPAGTPEQSAFYRQIVGDIESTLHQHLSAFDETRFADAVKLLGKARMIHAFGMGGCSTLCSDELQVRLVRFGYPVAVCHDPVMMRITAAGLDEGHVVIACSLTGITPELLEAVELARSYGARVLAITRADSPLAQLADVLLPLQGVETSFIYKPTAARYGMLLAIDVLATELALANPEDNQERLRRIKLALDDYRGGDDHLPLGD; from the coding sequence ATGGACATCCTCTACCAGATCCGCGCCCGTCAGGATTCCTTCAGCGCAGGCGAAGGACGAATCGCTCGCCTGATGCTCGACGACGTAGGATTTGCTTCTGCCGCCAGCCTCGACGAGCTGGCGCAGAGGGCGGACGTCAGCACCGCGACCCTGTCGCGTTTCGCTCGCACGGTGGGCTGTCGTGACCTGCGCGATCTGCGCCTGCAACTGGCCCAGGCCAGCGGCGTTGGCAGCCGCTTTCTCGACCCGGCCGGCACGCCTGAACAATCGGCGTTTTACCGGCAGATCGTCGGCGACATCGAGTCGACCCTGCATCAGCACCTGTCGGCCTTCGATGAAACGCGCTTTGCCGATGCGGTGAAGCTGTTGGGCAAGGCGCGGATGATCCACGCCTTTGGCATGGGCGGCTGCTCGACCCTGTGCAGCGATGAACTGCAAGTGCGCCTGGTGCGCTTCGGTTACCCGGTGGCGGTGTGTCATGACCCGGTGATGATGCGCATCACCGCTGCGGGTCTGGATGAAGGGCACGTGGTGATCGCCTGTTCGCTGACCGGCATCACCCCCGAACTGCTCGAAGCCGTGGAGCTTGCGCGCAGCTATGGCGCGCGGGTCCTGGCCATCACCCGTGCCGATTCGCCGCTGGCGCAACTGGCCGATGTGCTGCTGCCGCTGCAAGGGGTGGAAACCTCGTTCATCTACAAACCCACGGCGGCGCGCTACGGCATGCTGCTGGCCATCGACGTGCTTGCCACCGAGCTGGCGCTGGCCAATCCTGAAGACAACCAAGAGCGTCTGCGGCGGATCAAGCTCGCCCTGGACGACTACCGCGGCGGCGACGATCACTTGCCGCTGGGAGACTGA